One part of the Candidatus Alcyoniella australis genome encodes these proteins:
- a CDS encoding ATP-binding protein: protein MPTLIIEERGRGQRSKTIGDSAVLGCGLDCEVVLQGETDRLAQIEMIEGKWRVRSLSDSISLFVNGRPVKQSALNDGDELNMGKSRVTFHLAQDKLPEGLWDSFSTGFSLNDAEARSLLGAVSSPEERRRINPDHEGYLKIAYEISSLRAQSRSLRELAVGLLEVVFRLTPAELCCIMLSQNPTSVDQLICTDRQGRDCEMPIKNEVIEHVVGQGTSFSCRNVHDRTGQCAQLEFEDRDICSLMAVPLRGPNGILGAIKILTQGRDLFGRSDDLQLMTIIGNEAGLAIHNQLTMQVRIENQRLAAIGRALNSLTDYLRDVFQGIDGASFGIESGIESKDIPAIRTAWERLQANHQRLRALVQTMLHATEQRPLRRHRQSIKPPIDQVCEMLSSKALTKGCIIESTISENLPWVLVDEDAIRSALFALIDNAVDAVPDANGRVRIDARATRDRHMFVEITDNGPGMDLDQLPQVFEAFYTTKAEEGTGIGLFNARKIIREHNGQISVRSQPQMGTTFTIDLPVPKHKEKE from the coding sequence ATGCCGACCCTGATAATCGAGGAACGCGGCAGGGGCCAGCGCTCCAAGACAATTGGCGATTCCGCCGTGCTCGGCTGCGGATTGGATTGCGAGGTCGTGCTGCAAGGCGAGACCGATCGCCTGGCCCAGATCGAAATGATCGAGGGCAAGTGGCGAGTGCGCAGCCTCTCCGACTCGATCTCGCTGTTCGTCAACGGTCGGCCGGTCAAGCAATCGGCCCTCAACGACGGCGACGAGCTCAACATGGGAAAAAGCCGAGTGACCTTCCACTTGGCACAAGACAAGCTGCCCGAGGGGCTGTGGGACAGCTTCTCCACCGGGTTCTCCCTTAACGACGCCGAGGCGCGCAGTCTGCTCGGCGCGGTCTCCTCCCCCGAAGAGCGGCGCAGGATCAACCCGGATCACGAGGGATACCTTAAAATCGCATACGAGATCAGCAGCCTGCGCGCCCAGTCGCGCTCGTTGCGCGAGTTGGCCGTCGGACTGCTCGAGGTGGTGTTCCGGCTGACGCCGGCCGAACTGTGCTGCATCATGCTCAGCCAGAATCCGACATCGGTCGATCAGCTTATCTGCACCGATCGCCAGGGCCGCGATTGTGAGATGCCGATCAAGAACGAGGTGATCGAGCACGTGGTCGGCCAGGGCACATCGTTCTCTTGCCGCAACGTGCACGACCGCACGGGCCAATGCGCACAGCTCGAGTTCGAAGATCGCGACATCTGCAGCCTGATGGCCGTGCCGCTGCGCGGTCCCAACGGAATCCTCGGCGCAATCAAGATCCTCACCCAGGGCCGCGATCTGTTCGGCCGCTCGGACGACCTGCAGCTGATGACGATCATCGGCAACGAGGCCGGGCTGGCGATTCACAACCAACTGACAATGCAGGTGCGGATCGAAAACCAACGCCTGGCGGCCATCGGCCGCGCCCTGAACTCGCTGACCGATTATCTGCGCGACGTGTTCCAGGGGATCGACGGCGCATCGTTCGGCATCGAGAGCGGCATCGAGTCCAAGGACATCCCCGCGATCCGCACGGCCTGGGAACGGCTGCAGGCCAACCACCAGCGCCTGCGGGCGCTGGTCCAGACCATGCTGCACGCAACCGAGCAACGTCCGTTGCGGCGCCATCGCCAATCGATCAAGCCGCCGATCGACCAAGTATGCGAAATGCTCAGCTCCAAGGCCCTGACCAAGGGCTGCATCATCGAAAGCACGATCTCGGAAAACCTGCCCTGGGTCTTGGTGGACGAGGATGCGATACGCTCCGCGCTGTTCGCCCTGATCGACAACGCGGTGGACGCCGTACCCGACGCCAACGGACGCGTGCGCATTGACGCCCGCGCCACGCGCGACCGCCACATGTTCGTCGAGATCACCGATAACGGACCGGGAATGGACCTCGACCAGTTGCCCCAGGTTTTCGAGGCCTTCTACACCACCAAGGCCGAGGAAGGCACGGGTATTGGGCTGTTCAACGCGCGCAAGATCATCCGCGAGCACAACGGCCAGATCAGCGTGCGCAGCCAGCCGCAGATGGGCACCACGTTCACCATCGACCTGCCGGTACCCAAGCACAAAGAAAAAGAGTAG